The Pecten maximus chromosome 12, xPecMax1.1, whole genome shotgun sequence genome includes a region encoding these proteins:
- the LOC117339657 gene encoding homeobox protein Nkx-2.2-like, giving the protein MNFNHPLSTPFSVRDILGNWTEHCALDYPNNMNFMAGNGHCLDMTGNNRVGDQIGFGNNSSCLYGSTPSPSGTPMQQPTYTTLSCSPPTVSSMGMTLHTNPQTSPLRSDQIIPGGNHNHTQAGPQASGQAPPGHGGVTDNTNTSSTKMEHDITQTGATSLPATNMMEQTQHHHTIHQTSHTVTPKREEDDIIEMVEKHKPSILNDSRGDNEKEKTSKDKQGECHLMKQRQKRKPRVLFSQAQVYELERRFKQQRYLSAPEREQLANILKLTSTQVKIWFQNRRYKCKRQRQDKNVEMVSMQPGPPRRVHVPVLVRDGKPCQNVTQPYSAPYNVNPFAYSAPPYGNTMNNHVSTMNPMNQIQQSGYISQQQLNQGIRAW; this is encoded by the exons ATGAATTTTAACCATCCTCTATCAACACCTTTTTCTGTAAGAGACATTTTGGGAAACTGGACAGAACATTGTGCTTTAGATTATCCTAACAATATGAATTTTATGGCTGGAAATGGACACTGTTTGGACATGACAGGTAATAACAGGGTAGGTGACCAGATAGGCTTTGGTAATAACTCTTCATGCCTATATGGCAGTACACCATCGCCAAGTGGTACACCAATGCAACAACCTACCTACACAACATTGTCGTGTAGTCCACCAACTGTGTCCTCCATGGGAATGACACTTCACACAAATCCTCAGACGTCTCCTCTCCGGTCGGACCAGATTATACCTGGGGGTAACCACAATCACACCCAGGCTGGACCCCAGGCTTCGGGGCAGGCCCCACCTGGCCACGGAGGGGTGACCGACAACACAAACACCAGCTCAACAAAGATGGAACACGACATCACACAGACCGGAGCTACGTCCTTACCTGCGACAAACATGATGGAACAAACTCAGCATCACCATACCATCCACCAGACATCCCATACCGTAACTCCAAAACGCGAAGAAGATGATATCATTGAAATGGTTGAAAAGC atAAACCAAGTATCCTGAACGATTCCAGAGGCGataatgagaaagaaaagactTCCAAAGACAAGCAAGGAGAATGCCATCTAATGAAACAGCGACAAAAACGAAAACCCAGAGTACTATTTTCTCAAGCGCAAGTTTACGAGTTAGAAAGAAGATTTAAACAACAACGATATTTATCCGCACCGGAAAGAGAACAATTAGCCAACATTCTAAAATTAACTTCAACACAAGTTAAAATATGGTTCCAAAATAGAAGATACAAATGTAAGCGTCAGCGACAGGATAAAAATGTGGAGATGGTCAGCATGCAGCCGGGACCTCCCCGTCGGGTCCATGTTCCTGTCTTGGTTAGGGACGGCAAGCCCTGTCAGAATGTCACACAACCCTACTCCGCACCTTATAATGTCAACCCGTTCGCCTACTCAGCGCCCCCTTACGGCAACACTATGAACAATCACGTGTCAACCATGAACCCAATGAATCAAATTCAACAGAGTGGATACATTTCACAACAACAATTAAACCAAGGGATACGTGCCTGGTGA